The Kitasatospora paranensis genome has a window encoding:
- a CDS encoding VOC family protein has translation MPEVTTPYATGTPCWVDLMAKDQQAALDVYRDLFGWQGQPGPAEFGGYAVCELNGKAVAGIGPAMAPEGMPTPPTVWTSYLASTDAQATQDAIVGAGGTLLAPVMDVGNLGRMLIAADPQGAVFGVWQPGEFFGAKVVNEAGALTWNELHTNDVPGATGFYGEAFGIEIEPMEGADSYWELRVGGRAVGGVTLLANDPPGTPAHWLTYFAVDDTDSTVDALVKRGGTVLAPPFDMAAGRMAVVADPQGAPFAMIKPTPM, from the coding sequence ATGCCCGAAGTCACCACCCCGTACGCGACCGGCACGCCATGTTGGGTCGATCTGATGGCGAAGGACCAGCAGGCCGCGCTGGACGTCTACCGCGACCTGTTCGGCTGGCAGGGGCAGCCCGGCCCGGCCGAGTTCGGCGGGTACGCGGTCTGTGAGCTGAACGGCAAGGCCGTGGCCGGCATCGGTCCGGCGATGGCCCCCGAGGGCATGCCCACCCCGCCCACCGTCTGGACGAGCTACCTGGCCAGCACGGACGCCCAGGCCACCCAGGACGCCATCGTCGGCGCGGGCGGCACCCTGCTCGCCCCGGTGATGGACGTCGGCAACCTCGGCCGGATGCTGATCGCCGCGGACCCGCAGGGCGCGGTCTTCGGTGTCTGGCAGCCCGGCGAGTTCTTCGGCGCCAAGGTGGTCAACGAGGCCGGCGCGCTGACCTGGAACGAGCTGCACACCAACGACGTCCCCGGTGCCACCGGCTTCTACGGGGAAGCGTTCGGCATCGAGATCGAGCCGATGGAGGGCGCCGACTCCTACTGGGAGCTGCGGGTCGGCGGCCGCGCGGTCGGCGGGGTGACGCTGCTCGCCAACGACCCGCCCGGCACGCCGGCGCACTGGCTGACCTACTTCGCGGTCGACGACACGGACTCCACCGTGGACGCCCTGGTCAAGCGCGGCGGCACCGTCCTCGCCCCGCCGTTCGACATGGCGGCCGGCCGGATGGCCGTGGTCGCCGACCCGCAGGGCGCCCCGTTCGCGATGATCAAGCCCACCCCGATGTAG
- a CDS encoding peptidase E: MPASEPTILATSGGHRAGARTMVEFDALVHHAVDLSGAHGRRPRVMYVGTAIGDAEHFTSRMTEAARIAGFDLTPLHLFPRPNHEDVEATVLEQDVVWVMGGSVANLLAVWRVHGLDAILRRAWEAGVVLSGVSAGSICWFRGGTTDSFGPELQPITDALGFLPYGNGVHYDVDPGRRPLVHRLVADGTLPTTHCTDDGVGLVYRGTELVEAVAERSGKGAYLVTRDGDAAVEHRLDVRALPAP; this comes from the coding sequence ATGCCTGCCTCTGAGCCCACCATCCTCGCCACCTCGGGCGGACACCGCGCCGGAGCCCGCACCATGGTCGAGTTCGACGCCCTGGTGCACCACGCCGTCGATCTGTCCGGCGCCCACGGTCGCCGACCCCGGGTGATGTACGTCGGTACGGCCATCGGCGACGCCGAGCACTTCACCTCCCGGATGACGGAGGCCGCCCGGATCGCCGGGTTCGACCTGACCCCGCTCCACCTGTTCCCGCGGCCCAACCACGAGGACGTCGAGGCGACCGTGCTGGAGCAGGACGTGGTCTGGGTGATGGGCGGCTCGGTCGCCAACCTGCTGGCGGTCTGGCGGGTGCACGGGCTGGACGCGATCCTGCGGCGGGCGTGGGAGGCGGGCGTGGTGCTGAGCGGGGTGAGCGCCGGCTCGATCTGCTGGTTCCGCGGCGGCACCACCGACTCCTTCGGGCCCGAGCTGCAGCCGATCACCGACGCCCTCGGCTTCCTGCCCTACGGCAACGGCGTGCACTACGACGTGGACCCGGGCCGCCGCCCGCTGGTCCACCGCCTCGTCGCGGACGGCACCCTGCCCACCACGCACTGCACCGACGACGGTGTCGGTCTCGTCTACCGGGGCACCGAGCTGGTCGAGGCCGTCGCCGAACGCTCCGGCAAGGGCGCCTATCTGGTCACCCGCGACGGTGACGCCGCCGTCGAGCACCGGCTGGACGTCCGGGCCCTCCCCGCCCCCTGA
- a CDS encoding alpha/beta hydrolase has translation MGVRLYRPSAACGPLVVFLHGGMWTIGDLESHDRLCRRLAFRTGAAVLSVDFRRAPEHPWPAAVDDCVEVVRWAVAGGDSGTGTAGPIVVMGDSSGGNLAALACLRLRDEGGPLPAAQILAYPNTDLTLSCPSARSKAAGWGLAADDVAWGAEQWVPDPSRRADPGISPLFAADLGGLPPTVVITAEHDPLRDEGDAYAARLAAANVPVVHRCEAGMIHGFLTLDTLSPATAAAGERLFADLTDLLGRNR, from the coding sequence GTGGGGGTCCGTCTCTACCGGCCCTCGGCGGCCTGCGGGCCGCTGGTGGTGTTCCTGCACGGCGGGATGTGGACGATCGGCGATCTGGAGTCGCACGATCGGTTGTGCCGCCGATTGGCGTTCAGGACCGGTGCGGCGGTGCTGAGCGTCGACTTCCGCCGGGCTCCGGAGCATCCGTGGCCGGCTGCCGTCGACGACTGCGTGGAGGTCGTCCGATGGGCGGTCGCCGGCGGGGATTCCGGCACCGGGACTGCCGGCCCGATCGTGGTCATGGGTGACAGCTCCGGCGGGAACCTGGCCGCGCTCGCCTGCCTGCGTCTGCGCGACGAGGGCGGGCCGCTGCCGGCCGCCCAGATCCTGGCGTACCCCAACACCGATCTGACGCTCTCCTGCCCCAGCGCACGGTCGAAGGCCGCGGGCTGGGGCCTGGCGGCCGACGACGTCGCGTGGGGGGCCGAGCAATGGGTCCCGGACCCGTCCCGGCGGGCCGACCCCGGGATCAGCCCGCTGTTCGCCGCCGATCTCGGCGGGCTCCCGCCCACCGTGGTGATCACTGCGGAGCACGACCCGCTCCGTGACGAGGGCGATGCCTATGCCGCCCGGTTGGCCGCCGCGAACGTTCCGGTCGTCCACCGTTGCGAGGCAGGAATGATCCATGGATTCCTCACCCTCGACACCCTCTCGCCGGCCACCGCTGCGGCGGGAGAACGGCTCTTCGCGGATCTCACCGACCTGCTCGGCCGGAATCGCTGA